Proteins encoded together in one Phyllostomus discolor isolate MPI-MPIP mPhyDis1 chromosome 6, mPhyDis1.pri.v3, whole genome shotgun sequence window:
- the LOC114490202 gene encoding olfactory receptor 8H1-like, with product MDRRNNTHVSDFILMGLTESEEIQLVLCIIFLIIYLVSVLGNTGMILIIHLDIQLHTPMYFFLSHLSFLDLTYSTAITPKTLQNLLTSTKHISYISCFTQMYFFIFLGAVECFLLSLMAYDRYVAICNPLHYSVVMSKRLCYSLIFGSYFIGFTESIANVLCISRLDFCDSNVIHHFFCDISPILDLSCTDTRGVEIMIFIFAGSTLMVSLITISVSYLSILATVLKITSTSGKRKAFSTCASHLLGVTIFYGTTIFTYLKPRKSYTLGKDQVASVFYTIVIPMLNPLIYSLRNKEVKNALKRLMQKRQNFRQLK from the coding sequence ATGGACAGAAGGAATAACACACATGTGTCTGACTTCATCCTTATGGGGCTGACAGAATCTGAAGAGATCCAGCTGGTCCTCTGTATCATATTTCTCATCATATACCTGGTCAGTGTGCTGGGAAACACAGGGATGATACTAATCATCCACCTGGATATCCAGCttcacacccccatgtactttttTCTCAGTCACCTGTCATTTCTTGACCTTACTTACTCAACAGCCATCACACCTAAAACTTTACAGAACTTACTGACCTCCACGAAGCACATTTCATACATAAGCTGCTTCACCCAAATgtacttttttatcttcttgggtgctgttgaatgttttcttctctccttgaTGGCATATGATCGCTATGTAGCTATCTGCAATCCTCTGCACTACTCTGTTGTTATGTCCAAAAGACTCTGCTACTCCCTCATCTTTGGGTCCTATTTCATTGGCTTTACAGAATCAATTGCCAATGTTCTTTGCATTAGCAGACTGGATTTCTGTGACTCCAATGTAAtccatcactttttctgtgacatCTCTCCAATCCTAGACCTGTCCTGCACTGACACACGTGGTGTGGAAATCATGATATTCATTTTTGCTGGCTCTACTCTAATGGTTTCTCTTATCACAATATCTGTGTCTTACCTGTCTATTCTGGCTACTGTACTGAAAATTACTTCCACTTCAGGAAAGCGAAAAGCCTTCTCTACATGTGCCTCCCATCTCCTGGGAGTCACCATCTTTTATGGCACtaccatttttacatatttaaaaccaCGCAAGTCCTATACCTTGGGCAAAGATCAAGTGGCTTCTGTGTTTTATACTATTGTGATTCCCATGctgaatccactcatttacagccttaggaataaagaagtgaaaaatgctCTCAAAAGACTCATGCAGAAGAGACAGAACTTCAGGCAATTAAAGTAA
- the LOC114490201 gene encoding olfactory receptor 8H1-like, producing the protein MDRRNNTHVSDFILMGLTESEEIQLVLFIIFLIIYLVSVQGNTGMILIIHLDLQLHTPMYFFLSHLSFLDLTYSTAITPKTLQNLLTSTKHISYISCFTQMYFLIFLGTVECFLLSLMAYDRYVAICNPLHYSVVMSKRLCYSLIFGSYFIGFTNSMINVLFMSRLDFCDSNVIHHFLCDTSPILDLSCTDTRGVEITIFIFAGSTLMVSLITISVSYLSILTTVLKITSTSGKRKAFSTCASHLLGVTIFYGTTIFTYLKPRKSYTLGKDQVASVFYTIVIPMLNPLIYSLRNKEVKNALKRLMQKRQDFRQLK; encoded by the coding sequence ATGGACAGAAGGAATAACACACATGTGTCTGACTTCATCCTTATGGGGCTGACAGAATCTGAAGAGATCCAGCTTGTCCTCTTTATCATATTTCTCATCATATACCTGGTCAGTGTCCAGGGAAACACAGGGATGATACTGATCATCCACCTGGATCTCCAGCTTCACACccccatgtatttttttctcagtcacCTGTCATTTCTTGACCTTACTTACTCAACAGCCATCACACCTAAAACCTTACAGAACTTACTGACCTCCACAAAGCACATTTCATACATAAGCTGCTTCAcccaaatgtactttttaatcttCTTGGGTACTgttgaatgttttcttctctccttgaTGGCATATGATCGCTATGTAGCTATCTGCAATCCTCTGCACTACTCTGTTGTTATGTCCAAAAGACTCTGCTACTCCCTCATCTTTGGGTCCTATTTCATTGGCTTTACAAACTCTATGATCAAtgtgcttttcatgagcagactGGATTTCTGTGACTCCAATGTAATCCATCACTTTCTCTGTGACACTTCCCCAATCCTAGACCTGTCCTGCACTGACACACGTGGTGTGGAAATCACGATATTCATTTTTGCTGGCTCTACTCTAATGGTTTCTCTTATCACAATATCTGTGTCTTACCTGTCCATTCTGACTACTGTACTGAAAATTACTTCCACTTCAGGAAAGCGAAAAGCCTTCTCTACATGTGCCTCCCATCTCCTGGGAGTCACCATCTTTTATGGCACtaccatttttacatatttaaaaccaCGCAAGTCCTATACCTTGGGCAAAGATCAAGTGGCTTCTGTGTTTTATACTATTGTGATTCCCATGctgaatccactcatttacagccttaggaataaagaagtgaaaaatgctCTCAAAAGACTCATGCAGAAGAGACAGGACTTCAGGCAATTAAAGTAA